From Toxotes jaculatrix isolate fToxJac2 chromosome 7, fToxJac2.pri, whole genome shotgun sequence:
ggaggaggaggaggaggaggaggaggagatggagctgaagaaaatcaaagaaagagggagacggaggagagcagaggtgaGTCAAGGATTCAGGATTTTCTCATTTACAGTGTTTCCTCAGCTACACGCTTTTTATAGTATTTTGTGATGTGATGCAGTACCAGCAACAGCCACCAGGTGTCACCTTCAAAACCCAGACGGCACATCTCACTGCCTTTTGGGGGCGCCACTGGGCATCAGGATGTTCTTCTTCTCACACTTTTaatctgattgttttcattgatcagctgctgtgatttcaCTCAGGAAATTTCACTGGGGCAAATTCTAAATCAAACATCAGCACATGTACATGGAGCAGAACGTTTTATGAAAAGAGCAACGATATTTTTGTTGTATTGACATTAAAATCGTGTAAATCTGAACAAACAGGTTTTTAACCCAACGGAGACCAGGGCCACTCAccagtgcttttattttattctccaGGGATCTGTGCTGCAGCATGACGGCTCAGGAGCTCCAGCCAGTCACTTCTCAGGAATCATCGGCACACCCGCCCCCGACCAGACCGGACCAGACCGGTAGAAACCAGATCACCACAGTCCAGTAAAACTCACCGCTCTGCGTCTGGTTCATATGCTGTGAAACAGCGAGTCAGTTTGAGCTCTGGAAAACTTTACAGTTCAGAAATGaattgttttcattcaaattctCAGAAAATCACATTGTCAGACTTTAAACATCAGTTTAAGATCTGGTGGAGTGAGAGAGTCAGCAGGTAACACGGCTCACGGAGAAAAACACggctcacacagaaaaacacggctcacacagaaaaacacgacgcacagagaaaaacacggcgcacacagaaaaacacgacgcacagagaaaaacagctcaCGGAGAAAAACACGGCTCACGGAGAAAAACACggctcacacagaaaaacacggctcacacagaaaaacacggcacacacagaaaaacacggcgcacagagaaaaacacgacgcacacagaaaaacacggctcacacagaaaaacacggctcacacagaaaaacacggcgcacagagaaaaacacgacgcacacagaaaaacacggctcacacagaaaaacacggctcacacagaaaaacactgatacaAATACAACCTTAAATGTTCCGACACGAGTTTTTTCAAAAGTCAGACTCAGAAAATTATCTGCAGGTTGATTTTCACAGAAATTTGAAAGGTGAAGCTAATGTCTGCAGGACGTCGATCTATAAATCCACTGACGATCGGAGTGTGATCGAGCTCTGTGGTGCGTTCAGGAACCTCACTTTAATGATGAAATTGCACTAAAACACATTATTTGATGTTATTTGCTTCAGtttctgtaaagaaaaatatttaagagctgattattttgtaataaagaGAGTTAATGTGAAATGAAGTAGTGTGCACTCACTATGTTTACTGCTGATCAGTGTTAGGACTGAGAGGACCGCGGGGACTGAGAGGACTCTGgcctctgaggacagagaggactcTGAGGACTGACCAATTTCCACActtgttttttggtttggtttcagcTCGATGAAACTTCCAGGAaccagagtaaaaaaaaaaaaagtaaaaaacatgattgtgctgtgacatcacttccAGTTTCAGTcagctgatgcttcctgttcaGCGAGTCATTCCTCTTCTGACTTCTCTAATCCtgacttcttcctctttctgtccacACAAACTCAGCTGATGAGAAAACAGGAATGAAATGACGGAGGATTTTAAGGTGTCGGTGCTTTACAGAAACCAAACGGtcctgagctgcagcttcatgcTTCAGCAGCGTCTCTCTGCTCTATCACCTGTTATATTGTtgtgttctctctttttgtttgttgtttatgtttttgtttctttgaccGTCCTGCAGATGTTGTGACGTTCAGAACAGAtgttcagagaaagagagaatgattCCACCTGTGTGTTTACGTCCTGTACAGGTGTGATGTGATTGGTGGATTGGGATGAATGCGACGAATCGTGTCAGTGCCAGCCAGAGGGGGTGGAGACTGAACCGCAAACAGGAAGCGAGAGAAACGACTTCTccctcagaaaacacagagacgacgacagagacagacggacagagagacggagagggcGACAGGCCaagggacagagagagtgagacaaggagaaagacagagagggtgaCAGGACAagggacagagtgagacagacagggagagagacagagagagagagacaccatAGAGTTAATGGCCATGTGTATCAGGACAGTGTagctgtgtgaactgtgtgtgtgtgtgtgtgtgtgtgtgagtgtgagtgtgtgtgtgtgtgtgtgtgtgtgagtgtgtgtgagtgtgtgtgagtgtgtgtgtgtgtgagtgtgtgtgagtgtgtgtgagtgtgtgtgtgtgtgtgtgagtgtgtgtgagtgtgtgggtgtgtgtgagtgtgagtgtgtgtgagtgtgtgtgtgtgtgtgtgtgtgtgtgcctcagtgTGCAGTGATGGATGGAGTGTGTGAGGACGAcctctgctggctgcagctggATGAGTTCAGGATGTTGCTCATCAAAACCATCGAACCGTCGCGGATCACTCCGTACCTGCGACAGTGTCAGgtaactcctcctcctcctcctgctgcaccTGCTCCTTCACTTACTCCTTACAGCAGCGAGTCTCCGgctcctcctgctccatgtTGCCAGAGTCTGGTTTTCTTACCccgctgctcctcctgctcccccaccccccatcttGTTGTTTTGTGGTGGATGCTGTCAGGTGATCAGTGCTGAGGATGAGGAGCAACTCTTCAACGACCCCACCCTCGTCATCCGGAAGAGAAAAGTTGGTAAGAAACACAACCTCAGTGTTTTTATAGAAACTCAGAGCTGTTCACTGAGCTCCTCAGTCCAGCGTCCAGAGTCCAGCGTCCAGCGTCCAGAGTCCAGCGTCCAGCACAGACCTCAGATTCAGAGCATCCTGCTGAAAATGAAGCCAGAATCTAAACCCAGCCAGTCGCTGCAGTCTGCTGGAACCCTAACCCCCAAGCCTCCGCGACCTTCAGGGGAGAGAACACTCCCCCCTGCCCTGTCAGCAGGCAGGGGGGAGGCGGTCTTACCCACGCACCTCAGGGTGTCGGTGAGTCGCTCAGGCAAAGCCGTGGTCTCTGGGCTGGTCGTGACTCTGGGCGAtgtccctcctctcctcatgtCTGTGACACTCATCCCACAGGTCAATGTTACCATCAggtctctgactgtctgactcctgaccttgacctttgacctttacaGGAGTCCTGCTGGACATCCTGCAGAGAACAGGGGTCAAAGGTTACACAGCCTTCCTGGAGAGTCTGGAGCTGGATTATCCTCAGCTGTACAGTCGAATCACCGGGAAGAAGCCTAACAAGACCTTCAGCATCCTCATCGGTGTGTGgcctgctctgattggctgtgagCAGATCTACCTTCCGTGTCTCACCTGTTAATGTTCCTCTCTGTTCAGACACAGCAGGAGAATCTGGTCTGACTCAGTTCCTGATGTCTGAGCTCAGCCGCCTGCAGAGGGCGTTTCAGGATGAGAGGAGACGCCGCCAACAGGCTTGCTCTATCGCCAAGGAACAGGTCGGCATAGCAACCGGGTTACTAAGGAAGAATTAGAGATGGAGATGACAAAGCTCTGCTGAAGGGTGACGGGTGGTGCTTTGGTGTGTTGATTTTTTGCGGTGTCCAGGAGGCGCggtctcagcagcagcagctgagggagCAGCAGCTGACGAAGCTGAGCGAGCACCTGCAGAAGGTTCAGGGCGAGCGGGAGCGGCTGAGCGAGGAGGTGAAGCAGCTCAGAGATCACAACTACAGCCTGATGGCCGACATCAACACTCTGAACCAGGAGAAGAGCAACGCCCTGCTCGCCAACAGAGACCTGCAGATAGAggtcagctgacctctgacccctgattATCCATACAGAGCGCtgatgtgacctctgacctctgtgtgtgtgtgtgcgtctgtgtgcaggtggagcGTCTGAAGCACACCGTGCTGCGAGCTGAGACTCGGCTGCTGAGACGACGGACGCTGAGGCCGCTGCAGGAAGTAGATCTGACACGCATCATGTTCAGCCACTGtcactcacactgacactgaagctCAGACGCTTCACGCTCTTACTGACATGTTTGAAGATTTTAGGCTGAAACTTACAGTCAGGTGTCCAGAAGTATGTGGACACTTGAACATCCATGAGCACTGTAGCGTGTCTCTGACTCACTAAcctgttaaaatgtgtgttttcagagcagGGGTCTGGCCCTGCCCACAGAGACCTTCTTCCACCCCAACAGACTGgaggagcagaaagaggaggaggaggagaaaaaacaggagaagaagggggagaagaaggaggagaaaagacaagatacaaaggaggagaagaaggaggagaaaagacaagatacaaaggaggagaagaaggaggagaaaaaacaggAGAAGCAAGGAGTTCATCCTCCTCAGCTCAACCTCCTATCTACAGTGTTCAGACTGAGGAGAGAActccacagagcagaggagcagagagccagggtgagggggtgagggggtgagggagtgagggaggagcACAGGAAGCAAACAGGAGACTGAAGTTACATAAAACAGGGAAAATATAAATCGACAGAAATGAGTAATAATCAGTAGAAAATCCGTTTGTAGGTCTGAGCCAAACTACAGTTACACTTCAGCTCATCACACCAGGTGCACAGATCTGCAGCAGGTATGCCTTTCACAATAAGAGTTTACTGGATAAATAAAGGATTTTGAAATGACTTGATTAGATTTGGAGCATTAATGAGAAAACAGTCCTTCAAGTTCATTTCATCAGCGACAGAAACGAAATCTGGAAAATGCCTTCAGGACATATAAAGGCTTTAATTGTGAAACAGACGGAGGAAGTGTTGAAAACAGGAAGGCTGTCTGACTGATCACAGGTCAGTTTCTGTGCATGTGAGATGATTTTCCTTACGCCGAAGACTCAGCTCCGTTAGAGGGAGAAGAATGTTCCAAAACTTCATTTAATAGAACAATAGAAGGAAATGGGAGGAATCAGCAGGTGGAGGGGATCGGCAGGTGGAGGGCCTCCACCTGCCTTTGATCAGACtgggtgtgtttgatttcagtgtcaggaggagaaggaggagctggagctgcgCTGCAATCAGCTGAAGGGAGACACCAAGATGTTCcgtcaacaaaacaaacaaaccctcagacagctgcaggaggtgatcagagagagggacaaggtgaggaggaggattttccaTCCAatcagcagaggcagagactctgattggctgaagtGACAGTGAGGGGCGTGTCAAAGAGTTAcagctctgagctgctgttggttgtttcaggctgtgttgtCACGGgcggagcagcaggaggaggtgcgGCTGCTCCTGCAGGAGAAGGATCAGTACAGGGAGCAGGTGAGGCAGCTCACAGAGCAATGTGATAGGCTGGAGCTTCTCCTGCTGAGATCACAGGGGGAGGAGCTACAGCTGAAGACACGCCTCCGCAGACTCACCTGCAACACCCACCAGGTGAGAATACCTTTTTCTAACCTCATCAATCACAACCatgtaatgtgatgtaatgATGATGTAATGATGAAGGCTGTCTTGCTCAGTGGGAGAGGAGTGTGagcagtgaggaagaggaggaaccAACAGAGAACGCTGGGAAAGGTCAGTCGTGTCATGTGACCTGCTGCCGTATGAAACCGTGTCATGTGACCTGCTGTCGTATTAAACCGTGTCATGTGACTGTGATCAGGCAGCAGTGAGGAGGTTTGCAGTGGAACGTCGGGGGAGAACAAGGAAGcagcagtgctgcagcagcacagctctCCTCAAGGAGGCGCTGCAGAGTCTGAACAGAAGCCCAGCACTGCTGCATCATGGGTAATACACTTTAGGTCTCTCTCTAagccacctctctctctctctctctctctctctctctgatgagcagcagcaggtaacAGGTGAGTTGCCACTCTAACTGCAGAGCAGCTCATTAACAGTCTGAGTTACTGTGGATCTGACTCTGACTCAGCACCACTGCAGACCCACAGATCAGGGTCAGATCAGGGTCAGACCCGGGTCAGATCAGGGTCAGATCAGACTCAGACCCGGGTCAGATCAGGGTCAGATCAGAGTCAGACCCGGGTCAGATCAGGGTCAGATCAGAGTCAGACCCGGGTCAGATCAGGGTCAGATCAGAGTCAGATCAGGGTCAGACCAGGGTCAGATCAGGGTCAGACCCGGGTCAGATCAGAGTCAGACCCAGGTCAGATCAGGGTCAGATCCGGGTCAGATCAGGGTCAGACCCGGGTCAGATCAGGATCAGATCAGGGTCAGATCAGAGTCAGACCCGGGTCAGATCAGGGTCAGATCAGGGTCAGATCAGGGTCAGATCAGAGTCAGACCCGGGTCAGATCAGGGTCAGATCAGGGTCAGATCAGAGTCAGATCAGAGTCAGATCAGACTCAGATCAGACTCAGACCCGGGTCAGATCAGGGTCAGACCCGGGTCAGATCAGGGTCAGATCAGAGTCAGACCCGGGTCAGATCAGGGTCAGATCAGAGTCAGACCCGGGTCAGATCAGGGTCAGATCAGGGTCAGATCAGGGTCAGATCAGAGTCAGACCCGGGTCAGATCAGGGTCAGACCCGGGTCAGATCAGAGTCAGACCCGGGTCAGATCAGGGTCAGACCCGGGTCAGATCAGAGTCAGACCCGGGTCAGATCAGGGTCAGATCAGAGTCAGACCCGGGTCAGATCAGAGTCAGATCCGGGTCAGATCAGGGTCAGATCAGAGTCAGACCCGGGTCAGATCAGGCTCAGATCAGGGTCAGATCAGAGTCAGATCAGGGTCAGATCAGAGTCAGACCCGGGTCAGATCAGGGTCAGATCAGAGTCAGACCCGGGTCAGATCAGGGTCAGATCAGAGTCAGACCCGGGTCAGATCAGGGTCAGATCAGAGTCAGACCCGGGTCAGACCACAGACCACAATCCCTGATGAGCATGTGCAGATGgaaccacagacccacagtaaGCGGATGGACAGTTCAGTGATCAGTAACACTGACCGATCGCTAGGTCAGAAGCTCCACCCTGACTCTggctcctccctccctgtgatGTCACAGGACCAAGGCCGAGCGCTCGTTCTCCTCGACGAGTTCTTACTGTAACATGTTTAAACTGAAAACCTGTGGAGGTGAAagcttcctctgagcttctgctccatgtcGACATGAGTCATgctgccagtctcctgttctaccacatcccagaCTGATgcccccgctctctctctctctctctctctacctgtctctccctctctctctacctgtctctctctctctctctctacctgtctccctctctctctacctgtctctccctctctacctgtctccctctctctctctctctctctctctacctgtctccctctctctctctacctgtctctccctctctctctacctgtctctctctctctctacctgtctccctctctctctttctacctctctctctctctctacctgtctccctctctctctctctacctgtctctccctctctctctacctgtctctctctctctacctgtctatccctctctctctacctgtctctctctctacctgtctctctctctctacctgtctatccatctctctctacctgtctctctctctacctgtctctccctctctctctacctgtctctctctctctctacctgtctctctctctctctacctgtctccctctgtctctccctctctctctacctgtctctctctctctctacctgtctccctctctctctacctgtctctccctctttacctgtctccctctctctctctacctgtctctctctctctacctgtctccctctctctctctctacctgtctttctctctctctacctgtctccctctccctctctctctacctgtctccctctctctctctctacctgtctctccctctctctctacctgtctctctctctctacctgtctccctctctctctctctccctctctctctacctgtctctccctctctctctacctgtctccctctctctctctctacctgtctttctctctctctacctgtctctctctctctctctctctacctgtctttctctctctctacctgtctccctctctctctctctctctctctctctctacctgtctttctctctctctacctgtctccctctctctctctctacctgtctttctctctctctacctgtctccctctctctctctctctctacctgtctttctctctctctacctgtctccctctctctctctctacctgtctttctctctctctacctgtctccctctccagGATAAGCAGACAGAAGACTGCCTGACCTTCAGAAGTCGACCGAACTTCTGTTACCGCAGGTGAGCAGAGACTCATTAAAACATTATAGAAAATGTTGAGGGCAGGCATGAGTGTGcttttgtttccatgacaacaggaAGCGAGCCCTCAGGTCAAAGTTCATCTGTAAGGAGTACACAGCTGGTAACCTTGACGACAGCAGTGGCAGTGACATCACCGACTCTGACTGAACACACCTGCGATCACATGATCAAACATCACCTTAACTCAGACACAGTTATTAGTTATTTACTTTAATGTTTCTGGATCgaagtttttttctgtttgagcttttatttcctgtttgtattGATCACTGATCAGTCCACCTGTTTGTTGAAGGAGGCTGTTGCTTTGTGAGCACACAGGTGAAAGTCCTGCAGAAAACCTCAGAGCCAATAACCAGAAACTACAGAGATTCAAATCAAAccaaagctgaagctgaaacatTAAGTTTCAGGAAAAATGGCTCGTCATTATCAGAACAGCTTCCAGTGAACGTTCTGTTGGTTTCTGCTGAACTTGTATTTTCTGGACATTtctaataaaaacagatttcataAACTCTTcatatgttttctgtgtaaaaatcTTGACCTGTCTGTAAAGCGAGGAGAACATCCGGGACTTTTCCGTGAGTCCAGAATGTAGAATTTTCTCCGCGGACCGTGAACGTCGCGAAGCGTTCGTTGTCATGGTGACGGAGCAACGGACCCGTTAACGCCGAGTTTCACCGAGTTTGCAGCGACAGAAGGGGAATAAATCCGAAACGACCCGAATCACCGCGAGCATGTGTGCGAGCAGAGCGGTACCGAGCGGGAAGGTGTACCGGCAGCTGTTTGACGCTCAGGTGAGTTCACGGAGGGAGTCCGGAAAGGTTTACAGCTGCAGCCGTTAGTCAGCTGgtcgattaatcagttagtATCTGAAACAGTAAATATAACTTCTCTGTTCTGGTTTTAACGTGAGGAACCGGAAGTTGATCTACAGGCTCATCACGAGTCTGTCACACCACCAATAACTATAACCAGTGTTCCGTCGGTTACCTGGTTCTAGTTAACAGGCTCAGTACCTGAACCTGAGCTCAGTGACGTCATCCTGCACACAGGCCTGCTTCTGCTCAGGTGAGTTTTCAGGCTGAAGCAGCGTCAGAGTCAGAGCGTCTGATTGGTCCGATCAGCAGAGTGACGCCGGCAGGACAGAGCACCATGATCGGACGCTGATCACAGATCAGTTCTGTCactggtttttgtgtgtctgtaggttCAGCTGTCCAGGTCCCTGCTGGCTGGACGGAAAGACACAAGGacagactgtctgtctgctgaggacagcaacacacactgcagcacgaCCAGCAGGTagacaggcagggagagacagacggttagagagagagactccAACTGTCCTCTCTGTACTGTATCGTCCTGTCCACCTGTTCATTATATCCTCAACATGTCTCACTCTGCCCGTGTCTCTGTCAGGTTGTTGTTTTCGTcctccagcagggggcagcaggtGGGTGACGATGACGATGTCGAAGATGTCCGCAAACTTCCCGACTCTGTGGGTTCGTATCACACTGGAAACTGAGGACGGTGTTTAATGTCCCGCTctcacagccaatcacagccacGTCCTCTCTTTCAGTGGGCCGTCCCAGCTCTGACATCATCGAGcgtctgacagagaaaaaacgGATCAGACATGAAGAAGCTCTGAAACAGCTGGATGCTGAACTGACAGCAATCAGTCAGGTAGACATGCAGGTACAGTGGGTGGTACAcacctgacctctgactttACCTCACCTACATATTGTCCTGTCAGGTGTGTGAGACTCAGGTGAGGACCGTCAGTCAGGAGCTGCTGTCCTCTCAGCAAGAGGTGGACCTCAGATTGGACAAACTGAAGGACAGCATGGGACAGCTGGAACACCTGGATCATGTCAGTCTGCAGGTATATGTGAACACTCTCA
This genomic window contains:
- the card9 gene encoding caspase recruitment domain-containing protein 9 — encoded protein: MDGVCEDDLCWLQLDEFRMLLIKTIEPSRITPYLRQCQVISAEDEEQLFNDPTLVIRKRKVGVLLDILQRTGVKGYTAFLESLELDYPQLYSRITGKKPNKTFSILIDTAGESGLTQFLMSELSRLQRAFQDERRRRQQACSIAKEQEARSQQQQLREQQLTKLSEHLQKVQGERERLSEEVKQLRDHNYSLMADINTLNQEKSNALLANRDLQIEVERLKHTVLRAETRLLRRRTLRPLQESRGLALPTETFFHPNRLEEQKEEEEEKKQEKKGEKKEEKRQDTKEEKKEEKRQDTKEEKKEEKKQEKQGVHPPQLNLLSTVFRLRRELHRAEEQRARCQEEKEELELRCNQLKGDTKMFRQQNKQTLRQLQEVIRERDKAVLSRAEQQEEVRLLLQEKDQYREQVRQLTEQCDRLELLLLRSQGEELQLKTRLRRLTCNTHQWERSVSSEEEEEPTENAGKGSSEEVCSGTSGENKEAAVLQQHSSPQGGAAESEQKPSTAASWDKQTEDCLTFRSRPNFCYRRKRALRSKFICKEYTAGNLDDSSGSDITDSD